Proteins from a genomic interval of Tepidisphaeraceae bacterium:
- a CDS encoding ABC transporter ATP-binding protein, producing the protein MIDVQNVTKRWGSFTAVDDVNLQIKAGEFITLLGPSGCGKTTLLRMISGFEVPTAGRVMLDGRDVTSVPPYRRDVNQVFQSYALFPHLTVRDNIAFGLRMKKVARREITSRVDEVVAMVALNGMEDRRPSQLSGGQRQRVALARAIVNRPKVLLLDEPLSALDAKLRHAMQIELKRLQQRLGITFLFVTHDQEEALTMSDRIAVVNKGRIEQLGKVDDIYHRPQTAFVAHFIGQANVIDVTVRSIDNGRARIHLGGDVELLADAGNLGAGATHARVSIRPEKFHLTKHPPIGDNVFPATVVEELFRGAIDELLLRTAWGQELTAVVANEGGMTESLHAGDAVYVQLHPDDIVIVRDE; encoded by the coding sequence ATGATCGACGTGCAGAACGTCACGAAGCGCTGGGGCAGCTTCACCGCGGTTGACGATGTGAACCTTCAGATCAAGGCTGGCGAGTTCATCACGCTGCTGGGGCCCAGCGGGTGTGGCAAGACGACGCTGCTGCGCATGATCAGCGGGTTCGAGGTGCCGACGGCGGGGCGGGTGATGCTGGACGGTCGGGACGTGACGAGCGTGCCGCCGTACAGGCGCGACGTGAACCAGGTCTTCCAGAGCTACGCGCTCTTCCCGCACCTGACCGTTCGCGACAACATCGCCTTCGGTTTGCGGATGAAGAAGGTCGCTCGCCGGGAGATCACCAGCCGCGTGGATGAGGTGGTGGCGATGGTCGCGCTGAACGGCATGGAGGACCGCCGACCGTCGCAACTGTCGGGCGGGCAACGGCAACGGGTCGCGCTGGCGCGGGCGATCGTCAACCGCCCCAAGGTGCTGCTGCTCGACGAACCGCTGAGCGCGCTGGACGCCAAGCTCCGCCATGCGATGCAGATCGAGCTGAAGCGGTTGCAACAGCGGCTGGGCATCACGTTCCTGTTCGTCACGCACGACCAGGAGGAAGCGCTGACGATGTCCGACCGCATCGCCGTCGTGAACAAGGGTCGCATCGAACAACTCGGCAAGGTCGACGACATCTACCACCGCCCGCAGACGGCGTTCGTGGCGCACTTCATCGGGCAGGCCAACGTGATCGACGTAACGGTGCGATCGATCGACAATGGCCGGGCCCGCATTCACCTCGGTGGCGACGTCGAACTGCTCGCCGACGCCGGCAACCTTGGAGCGGGCGCCACGCACGCCCGCGTCTCCATTCGTCCCGAAAAGTTCCACCTGACCAAGCACCCGCCGATTGGCGACAACGTCTTCCCCGCGACGGTGGTCGAAGAACTCTTCCGCGGCGCGATCGACGAGTTGCTGCTGCGCACCGCGTGGGGCCAGGAGCTGACCGCCGTCGTCGCCAACGAGGGCGGCATGACCGAATCGCTGCACGCCGGCGACGCGGTGTACGTGCAGTTGCACCCCGACGACATCGTGATCGTTCGGGATGAATGA
- the coaE gene encoding dephospho-CoA kinase (Dephospho-CoA kinase (CoaE) performs the final step in coenzyme A biosynthesis.), which translates to MFNGKPIIGVAGGIGSGKSFVARLFGEMGCVVIHSDDLVHQAYADPQVRQTVRQWWGEGVILPDGKVDRRAIGRIVFADPAQRERLEGLLHPIVDRIRQAQMTAASAGTLAFVWDSPLLFETGLNKRCDAVVFVEADPAVRLVRVAGRGWDANELARREKNQWPLDKKRALADYALDNTADAAQTRDHVSRLLSRILSTNAKETAR; encoded by the coding sequence GTGTTCAACGGCAAACCCATCATCGGTGTCGCAGGGGGGATCGGCAGTGGCAAGAGCTTCGTCGCGCGGCTGTTCGGCGAGATGGGGTGCGTCGTCATCCACTCGGACGACCTCGTCCACCAGGCGTACGCGGACCCGCAAGTGCGGCAAACGGTGCGGCAATGGTGGGGCGAGGGTGTCATCCTGCCAGACGGAAAGGTCGACCGACGGGCGATCGGGCGGATCGTCTTTGCCGACCCCGCCCAACGGGAGCGGTTGGAAGGGCTGCTGCACCCGATCGTCGACCGCATTCGGCAGGCGCAAATGACGGCGGCGTCAGCTGGCACGTTGGCGTTTGTCTGGGATTCACCGCTGCTGTTCGAAACCGGGCTGAACAAGCGGTGCGACGCCGTCGTATTTGTGGAAGCTGACCCGGCGGTAAGGCTTGTGCGGGTAGCAGGGCGCGGTTGGGATGCGAACGAACTGGCCCGGCGGGAAAAAAATCAGTGGCCACTAGACAAGAAGCGTGCTTTAGCCGATTATGCCTTGGACAACACTGCCGACGCGGCCCAAACCCGCGATCACGTCAGTCGCCTGCTCTCCCGAATCCTATCGACTAACGCGAAGGAAACGGCCCGGTGA
- the rho gene encoding transcription termination factor Rho codes for MAKSTPRPRRTAAQSEPEVQDAPQTTPAPEATVAVAEPPVAREEQRQERAPAAPRSEQQPARADRGESQQREERPQQQREERPQQQPRNDRGNDRGGERNDRGGDRGDRGNDRGGQQARNNNSNNNDGGPTGATGEDVGSFDAETNAKYEQVKGGKLYIKDLQQMDTIALHDIARQEGIQDYVGLKKQDLIFQILRSRIRQNGLMYGEGVLEILPDGFGFLRSPEYNYLPCPDDIYISPSQIRRFGLRNGHVVQGQIRPPKESERYFALLRVEAINGEDPERITDTSNFEDLTPLHPNKRIVLESDPKDLNMRIVDLVTPIGKGQRMLIVAPPRTGKTVLLQKIANSISANHPEVVLIILLIDERPEEVTDMERNTKGEVVSSTFDEPSSRHVQVAEMVIEKAKRYVEFGKDVVILLDSITRLARAYNSEITHSGKILSGGLDANALQKPKKFFGAARSIENGGSLTILATALIDTNSKMDEVIFEEFKGTGNAELHLDRRLVDRRTYPAIDINSSGTRREELLLDRKELELVYRLRRVLSDMNPVEAVELLKGRLEKVPSNGQFLMSMNLD; via the coding sequence ATGGCGAAGTCCACACCCCGTCCCCGACGGACTGCCGCGCAGTCCGAACCGGAAGTTCAAGACGCCCCACAGACCACCCCCGCCCCCGAGGCCACCGTCGCCGTCGCCGAGCCCCCCGTGGCCCGCGAAGAGCAGCGCCAGGAGCGCGCCCCTGCAGCACCCCGCAGCGAGCAGCAGCCCGCCCGCGCCGATCGCGGTGAGTCGCAGCAGCGCGAGGAACGCCCCCAGCAGCAGCGCGAAGAGCGCCCGCAGCAGCAGCCCCGCAACGACCGCGGCAATGACCGTGGCGGCGAGCGCAACGACCGTGGTGGCGACCGCGGTGACCGCGGGAACGACCGCGGTGGCCAGCAGGCGCGCAACAACAATAGCAACAACAACGACGGCGGCCCGACCGGCGCCACTGGTGAGGATGTTGGCTCGTTCGACGCCGAGACCAACGCCAAGTACGAGCAGGTGAAGGGCGGCAAGCTCTACATCAAGGACCTGCAGCAGATGGACACCATCGCGCTGCACGACATTGCTCGTCAAGAAGGCATTCAGGACTACGTCGGCCTGAAAAAGCAGGACCTGATCTTCCAGATCCTGCGCAGCCGCATCCGCCAGAACGGCCTGATGTACGGCGAAGGCGTGCTCGAGATTCTGCCCGACGGCTTCGGCTTCCTGCGCAGCCCCGAGTACAACTACCTGCCCTGCCCGGACGACATCTACATCAGCCCCAGCCAGATCCGCCGGTTCGGCCTGCGGAACGGGCACGTGGTGCAGGGTCAGATCCGTCCACCGAAGGAGAGCGAGCGCTACTTCGCGCTGCTGCGCGTCGAGGCGATCAACGGGGAAGACCCCGAGCGCATCACCGACACGAGCAACTTCGAAGATCTGACGCCGCTGCACCCGAACAAGCGCATCGTGCTCGAGTCCGACCCGAAGGATTTGAACATGCGCATCGTCGATCTGGTGACGCCGATCGGCAAGGGTCAGCGCATGCTGATCGTCGCGCCGCCGCGTACCGGTAAGACGGTGCTGCTGCAGAAGATCGCCAACAGCATCAGCGCCAACCACCCCGAGGTGGTGCTGATCATCCTGCTGATCGACGAGCGCCCGGAAGAAGTGACCGACATGGAGCGCAACACAAAGGGCGAGGTCGTCTCGTCCACGTTCGACGAGCCCTCCAGTCGTCACGTGCAGGTCGCCGAGATGGTGATCGAGAAGGCCAAGCGCTACGTGGAGTTCGGCAAGGACGTGGTGATTTTGCTCGACAGCATCACCCGCCTGGCCCGCGCCTACAACAGCGAGATCACCCACAGCGGTAAGATCCTGTCCGGTGGTCTGGATGCCAACGCGCTGCAGAAGCCCAAGAAGTTCTTCGGCGCCGCCCGCAGCATCGAGAACGGCGGCAGCCTGACGATCCTGGCGACGGCGCTGATCGACACGAACTCGAAGATGGACGAGGTGATCTTCGAGGAGTTCAAGGGCACCGGCAACGCCGAACTGCACCTGGACCGCCGGTTGGTCGACCGCCGCACGTACCCCGCGATCGATATCAACAGCTCCGGCACCCGCCGCGAGGAGCTGTTGCTGGACCGCAAGGAACTGGAGCTGGTCTACCGCCTGCGCCGCGTCCTGAGCGACATGAACCCGGTGGAAGCCGTGGAACTGCTGAAGGGTCGCCTGGAGAAGGTGCCGAGCAACGGACAGTTCTTGATGAGCATGAACCTGGATTAG
- a CDS encoding PEP-CTERM sorting domain-containing protein (PEP-CTERM proteins occur, often in large numbers, in the proteomes of bacteria that also encode an exosortase, a predicted intramembrane cysteine proteinase. The presence of a PEP-CTERM domain at a protein's C-terminus predicts cleavage within the sorting domain, followed by covalent anchoring to some some component of the (usually Gram-negative) cell surface. Many PEP-CTERM proteins exhibit an unusual sequence composition that includes large numbers of potential glycosylation sites. Expression of one such protein has been shown restore the ability of a bacterium to form floc, a type of biofilm.) encodes MARLAIALAVGVSMSAGAAHGAIVNSWETGVEGWSGITTTTGTGVTHGSSAALRDMPAGWSNTMQSGYSNDIRVALTGENLLKVDVTPEFAAPSWATFRITAQVIANGGVDQQLGAQSVIGGATQTLTWDYSSISSAIDAATSWGHVRFITEVYGGVDVGNVTFDNLRTGEDVMVPEPGALAAVALGALSLTRRRRPIA; translated from the coding sequence ATGGCACGTCTTGCAATTGCGTTAGCGGTCGGTGTCTCCATGTCCGCCGGGGCTGCCCACGGGGCGATCGTCAATTCGTGGGAGACCGGCGTCGAAGGATGGTCCGGGATCACAACGACCACCGGTACGGGTGTCACTCACGGGTCGTCTGCGGCCCTGCGCGATATGCCTGCTGGCTGGAGCAACACCATGCAGAGCGGCTACTCGAACGATATTCGGGTTGCGCTGACCGGTGAGAACCTGCTGAAGGTTGACGTGACGCCGGAGTTCGCGGCGCCTAGCTGGGCAACCTTCAGGATCACGGCGCAGGTGATCGCCAACGGTGGCGTCGATCAGCAACTCGGCGCGCAGTCGGTGATTGGCGGCGCGACTCAGACGCTGACGTGGGACTACAGTTCGATCAGCAGCGCGATCGACGCCGCCACCAGTTGGGGTCACGTTCGCTTCATCACCGAAGTGTACGGCGGCGTCGACGTTGGCAACGTCACCTTCGACAACCTGCGCACCGGTGAGGACGTGATGGTCCCCGAGCCCGGCGCGCTGGCGGCGGTCGCGCTCGGGGCGCTCAGCCTGACGCGTCGTCGTCGGCCAATCGCATAA
- a CDS encoding TetR/AcrR family transcriptional regulator, which translates to MARSTKQTLIEAAYELFGRHGFHMIGLDRIIADAGVSKQTFYNHFASKDELILAVLAARHEAESKKFAQLFKQVAGPDPKAQLYALFDVLEVWFNEPEFRGCIFLTAAAEFPSHHDPVHIAANDHEQSVMENLQYLATLAGASHPRVLAEQLLLLLNGAIVYRHISGGKEAARIAKQTATPLLDRYFEPSECPPRRGMAALSV; encoded by the coding sequence ATGGCACGCAGCACGAAACAGACGTTGATCGAGGCCGCGTACGAGCTGTTTGGCCGGCACGGGTTCCACATGATCGGGCTGGACCGCATCATCGCCGACGCGGGCGTGAGCAAGCAGACGTTTTACAACCACTTCGCGAGCAAGGACGAGTTGATCCTGGCCGTGCTGGCGGCGCGGCACGAGGCGGAATCGAAGAAGTTCGCGCAGCTGTTCAAGCAGGTGGCCGGGCCCGACCCCAAAGCGCAGTTGTACGCGTTATTCGACGTGCTGGAGGTGTGGTTCAACGAGCCCGAGTTCCGCGGCTGCATCTTCCTGACCGCCGCCGCCGAGTTCCCCAGCCACCACGACCCGGTCCACATCGCCGCCAACGATCACGAGCAGTCGGTGATGGAGAACCTGCAGTACCTGGCCACCCTCGCTGGCGCCAGCCATCCGCGCGTGTTGGCCGAGCAGTTATTGCTGCTGCTGAACGGCGCGATCGTTTACCGGCATATCAGTGGTGGAAAGGAAGCCGCGCGCATCGCGAAACAGACCGCGACGCCGTTGCTCGACCGTTACTTTGAACCGTCCGAATGCCCGCCGCGGCGTGGGATGGCAGCTCTGTCCGTCTGA
- a CDS encoding class I SAM-dependent methyltransferase, with protein sequence MCTACAPAIDTTAVDAFAEKLIGMVNGAALMLMTSIGHRTGLFDTMGDGVARTSTELAEKAGLSERYVREWLGAMTTGGIVELNTATRQYTLPAAHAALLTRAARPNNFGVTAQWVGVLASVEDEVVDAFSHGRGVPYSAYNRFHEVMADESDQTVVAALSQHILPLVPGLPARLEQGIDVFDVACGSGRALCEMAEAYPNSRFVGYDTSPEAIAAAKREADRLKLTNVTFEARSVSDSLGERRFDLVTAFDAIHDQAKPETVLANIKKSLKPGGALLMQDILGSSHVEQDIAHPIGPYLYTVSCMHCMSVSLANGGPGLGAMWGKDVALRMLGEAGFGDVQVHTLSHDISNYYYIAEAGK encoded by the coding sequence ATGTGTACCGCATGTGCCCCCGCGATTGATACGACCGCAGTTGACGCCTTCGCCGAGAAGCTGATCGGCATGGTCAACGGCGCCGCCCTGATGCTGATGACCAGCATCGGCCACCGCACCGGGCTATTTGACACCATGGGCGACGGTGTCGCCCGCACCAGCACCGAACTGGCTGAGAAGGCCGGCCTCAGCGAGCGCTACGTTCGCGAATGGCTGGGCGCGATGACGACCGGCGGCATTGTCGAATTGAATACTGCTACCCGCCAATACACGCTGCCCGCAGCCCACGCCGCGCTGCTCACCCGCGCCGCCCGGCCGAACAACTTTGGCGTCACCGCCCAGTGGGTCGGCGTGCTGGCAAGCGTGGAAGATGAGGTCGTCGACGCCTTCTCGCACGGTCGCGGGGTGCCGTACTCGGCGTACAACCGCTTTCACGAGGTGATGGCCGACGAAAGCGACCAGACGGTCGTGGCGGCCCTGTCGCAGCACATCCTGCCGTTGGTGCCGGGGCTGCCTGCCAGACTCGAACAGGGCATCGACGTGTTCGACGTGGCCTGCGGCAGTGGTAGGGCGCTGTGCGAGATGGCTGAGGCGTACCCGAACAGCCGGTTCGTCGGGTACGACACCTCGCCCGAGGCCATCGCCGCCGCCAAGCGCGAGGCGGACCGCCTGAAGCTGACCAACGTCACCTTCGAGGCGCGCAGCGTCAGCGATTCGCTCGGCGAACGCCGGTTCGACCTCGTAACCGCGTTCGACGCCATCCACGACCAGGCGAAGCCCGAGACCGTGCTGGCGAACATCAAGAAGAGCCTCAAGCCCGGTGGGGCGCTGCTGATGCAGGACATCCTCGGCTCCAGCCATGTGGAACAGGACATTGCCCACCCGATCGGGCCGTACCTCTACACGGTCTCCTGCATGCACTGCATGAGCGTATCCCTCGCCAACGGCGGCCCCGGCCTGGGCGCCATGTGGGGCAAGGACGTCGCGCTGCGCATGCTCGGCGAAGCCGGCTTTGGCGACGTGCAGGTGCATACGCTGTCGCACGACATTAGTAATTACTATTACATCGCCGAAGCGGGGAAGTAG
- a CDS encoding aspartate-semialdehyde dehydrogenase: MSVNLAVVGVTGAVGQEFLNVLAERNFPIKNLKLLASARSAGKTVEFKGTTFKVEELTKDSFKDVQIALFSAGGSISKEFAPAAVAAKAVVVDNSSCFRMKDGVPLVVPEVNPEAISKHVGLIANPNCSTIIMNVPVWPLHKVNRVKRMVVSTYQAVSGAGAWGLYELEKQQRDYANGEPIQKEKFPHQIVNNLFSHNTTIGDNGYNEEEMKMVKETRKIFGDGRVMISATCIRVPVPRAHCEAINLEFERPITPEQVRQILSKAPGVRIVDNVADNHFPMPLEASGQDDVLVGRIRQDISRDDGRGIDLFVAGDQIRKGAATNAVQIAEKLL, encoded by the coding sequence ATGTCCGTGAACCTTGCTGTCGTCGGCGTGACCGGTGCGGTCGGTCAGGAATTCCTGAACGTGCTGGCCGAGCGCAACTTCCCCATCAAGAACCTCAAGCTGCTCGCCAGCGCGCGCAGCGCCGGCAAGACGGTGGAGTTCAAAGGGACGACGTTCAAGGTCGAGGAACTGACCAAGGACAGCTTCAAGGACGTGCAGATCGCGCTCTTCAGCGCCGGTGGCAGCATCAGCAAGGAATTTGCCCCGGCGGCGGTGGCGGCCAAGGCGGTGGTGGTCGACAACAGCAGTTGCTTCCGCATGAAGGACGGCGTGCCGCTCGTGGTGCCGGAAGTGAATCCGGAAGCCATCAGCAAGCACGTCGGCCTGATCGCCAATCCCAACTGCAGCACGATCATCATGAACGTGCCGGTCTGGCCGCTGCACAAGGTGAACCGCGTGAAGCGCATGGTCGTCAGCACCTATCAAGCCGTCAGCGGGGCGGGCGCGTGGGGGCTGTACGAACTGGAAAAACAACAGCGCGACTATGCCAACGGCGAGCCGATCCAGAAGGAAAAGTTCCCGCATCAGATCGTCAACAACCTCTTCAGCCACAACACCACCATTGGTGACAACGGCTACAACGAAGAGGAGATGAAGATGGTCAAAGAGACGCGAAAAATCTTCGGCGACGGCCGGGTGATGATCAGCGCCACCTGTATTCGCGTGCCGGTGCCTCGCGCCCACTGTGAGGCGATCAATCTCGAATTCGAGCGGCCGATCACGCCCGAACAGGTGCGGCAGATTTTGAGCAAGGCCCCGGGCGTGCGCATCGTCGACAACGTGGCCGACAACCACTTCCCGATGCCGCTGGAGGCCAGCGGGCAGGACGACGTGCTGGTCGGCCGGATCCGCCAGGACATCAGCCGCGACGACGGCCGGGGGATTGATCTGTTCGTCGCCGGTGACCAGATCCGCAAGGGCGCTGCGACGAACGCGGTGCAGATCGCCGAGAAGCTGCTGTAG
- a CDS encoding helix-turn-helix transcriptional regulator, with protein MDWLYHPNGGASASHPEIDGLTERQRQTLDRLLAGDSEKEAAAALGLSPHTVHVYVKSLYRTFQVNTRNELLAKFIGGKRE; from the coding sequence ATGGACTGGCTCTACCACCCCAATGGCGGCGCCAGCGCATCCCATCCGGAGATCGACGGCCTGACCGAGCGTCAGCGCCAGACCCTTGACCGCCTGCTCGCCGGCGACAGTGAAAAGGAAGCCGCCGCCGCGCTGGGACTGTCGCCGCACACGGTGCACGTGTACGTGAAGTCGCTCTACCGCACGTTTCAGGTGAACACGCGAAATGAGCTGCTGGCCAAGTTCATCGGTGGCAAGCGAGAGTGA